One part of the Nymphaea colorata isolate Beijing-Zhang1983 chromosome 8, ASM883128v2, whole genome shotgun sequence genome encodes these proteins:
- the LOC116258413 gene encoding protein SENSITIVE TO PROTON RHIZOTOXICITY 1-like has translation MDFSSVTYSGGWKPASAAAAASHYGDRPTATGTDNLGPLLQNLSIIQGKLETVHRILLDPINSGQTMAMSKEIDSAICGIISSGSALLQFCGQGLGQAPGLQPGVENPAVSAPPPPAMQIGGRTGGAGGKYDIVEIDAVELLTEHVHFCEICGKGFKRDANLRMHMRAHGDRYKSQEALAKPGRTADPAVELLEKVRFSCPFVGCNRNQRHPRFRPLKSAICVKNHFKRSHCPRKYSCNKCNRKTFSVLADLKSHLKHCGRTRWACSCGTTFSRKDKLFGHMALFEGHMPAVNQLPEETKKEEQRPEAEASGTIRGTVEKELQAIDERYFDSLGDDFFGSEFEMEMGLGYSDVVPADDAFREQL, from the coding sequence ATGGATTTCTCGTCCGTTACGTACTCCGGCGGCTGGAAGCCTGCctcggcggcggcggcggcgtcTCACTATGGAGATCGGCCCACTGCCACCGGCACCGATAACCTCGGGCCTCTGCTGCAGAACCTCTCGATCATCCAAGGAAAGTTGGAGACCGTCCATCGGATCCTGTTGGACCCGATAAACTCGGGGCAGACGATGGCGATGTCGAAGGAAATCGACTCTGCGATCTGCGGTATCATCTCTAGCGGCTCCGCGCTACTCCAGTTTTGCGGTCAAGGGCTTGGCCAAGCTCCGGGACTTCAGCCGGGTGTGGAAAACCCTGCCGTGTCTGCCCCACCGCCGCCGGCGATGCAGATTGGCGGTCGGACTGGCGGAGCGGGTGGGAAATACGATATCGTGGAGATCGACGCGGTGGAGCTCCTGACGGAGCACGTCCACTTCTGCGAGATATGCGGGAAGGGGTTCAAGAGGGACGCGAACCTCCGGATGCACATGCGCGCCCACGGCGACCGGTACAAGTCGCAAGAAGCGCTCGCGAAGCCTGGCCGGACGGCGGATCCGGCGGTAGAGTTGCTCGAGAAAGTTCGGTTCTCGTGTCCCTTCGTCGGTTGCAACCGGAACCAGCGCCACCCGAGGTTCCGGCCTCTCAAGTCGGCCATCTGCGTCAAGAACCACTTCAAGCGCAGCCACTGCCCCAGGAAGTACTCGTGCAACAAATGCAACCGGAAAACGTTCTCTGTTCTCGCCGATCTCAAGAGCCACCTCAAGCATTGCGGACGGACGCGGTGGGCGTGCTCTTGCGGAACGACTTTCTCCAGGAAGGACAAGCTCTTCGGTCACATGGCCCTCTTCGAGGGCCACATGCCGGCGGTGAACCAGCTGCCGGAGGAGACCAAGAAGGAGGAGCAGCGACCGGAGGCGGAGGCATCCGGGACAATCAGAGGGACGGTGGAGAAGGAGTTGCAGGCGATTGACGAGAGGTACTTCGATAGTTTGGGGGATGATTTCTTCGGGTCAGAGTTTGAGATGGAGATGGGGTTAGGCTATTCCGATGTAGTACCCGCCGACGATGCTTTCAGGGAACAGTTATAG